GAACTGCAGAAAAAATGGCGACGATTTCGTGCTGCTATTTGACTATTTTAGCATGTCGAAAGTCCAACTAGAGTGACGGAAACGGCGAACATGACTTTCTTATTCCCCTTGATTTTGTTTGACAGTTAACGTTGGAGTTTGTAATGACCACTACCACCACCTACTGGAAAGGAGTGCAACAGATATTTATAgcttatttgtattaatgtgatTTAAAGGGAATGcggtgtatatacagtagatataggGATACATAGATATATGATGTATTATTCCCTTGAGTGAATTTACAcatgtataaaataatatatatgttATTAGAATTGGCTTGTAAAAGGGGCTGCCTGCAGTGGGTTCCTCCAGCTACCCAGAGGGCACCAAAATTGGAACGTACTGCCAACATTATATTCTgcgtcttcctgctttgagtacgttAGTCACGCCCCcgtaacgcacacacacacgtgctttagttatgtttgttgtcagctaatgatagcaatctTAAAGTTTAGCTGCTAACGTTAGGttgtacattcaatgatagctatcATACCAACCACACGGTGACTCCAAATCGTCGctcgcttctctgagactgcttttgtgtacgTGCATATGCTGAGGACACGCGTATATGAGACAACGTTGCGTGACAGCTATGAATGCCAGTTATTTTATTCGGGCTGTGAGAAAATTTGTaggtgatggtggtggtcttATATTTTTAGGTTTCCAAAATTGTAATTTGGAGCAAATTGCATTCAGTGccttttattaaaatattatgcataccacctaaaaagtggtGTCCACACCTGATATTAAGTTACtcctaggggtgtcacgatgcACTCAGCTCACAAAACAAGACCATGCACAATATGGAGTTCACGGGAACGACacaagacaatattttaacattttaagaaaactacaatgacagacttttttttttatttaactgagtcacaatggaggtacattttaaaatgtcttataactttgcatgcatgaccaaagcatgatgcttttaactctTGAACTGCTTTACACAAATTTAAACCAACACCAAAAAATATAGCTGCTGTTGTAGCTGCtattactaatcatttatgttgatgtgtagtcaTGTAACACATGTTAAAAAGATTGCAGATTCCAGTAgattttctttgtttacactaaGAACTATAGTTCTCATTATGTTGAGAGTGCCGTACCAGGAAGTAAGTCCGAATTAGACTCTACTATCccacattttgataaaagtgATATGGAGCGATCGTATTTTGATCttcaagggatagttgggatttttttacatgaacttgtatgacattcccatcggcagtgtagtgcatctacagtgacttaacccccactttgtcccgggAGCCGGGTTCTGGATGGATTacagtgatgaggaacgtagttgggggccacttaagtaaaaggtttggcttctcaaaactatgTGTTGGAAAatggaatacatttgcatcacagaaAGGCCTCCTCCAAAAATCAGACATCACAATCGCTCAGCGTTACTTTGTCTCCCGTTGTATCACTGTgggctgtcgcctgtccattgttgtgcatgtgttccacagcggatgtaGACCGCTGCGACGAGCAtccacgcatgtaaacactgtggatgCGAGATTGCAAGATTtaatatttagttttatttaatgtGAATAATTGTATTAGTTGTTTTTCAAATTTGGTTACATGCTGATGATTTTTTgcgatttaattaattaaaaaagaaacttATGTTAGCTCCAGAAACTTCTTGAAAAATATGCTTAAGTGTGAATTATTGTTAATGTTAATAGGTAGGACATGAGCCACTCCCTCCTACCCTGGGGAGGAACCTATTTGGCAGGCAAGTCTACCAGCTCCCTGGACTGTTTGCTTATGGTAAGTGTCACTCTGAACTAAAAATAAAAGGTCATATAAATGTCAAATTAAAATAACATGCTTCACATACTTGGGGTCCAGTACACATGTGTACAAATGGAGTGAATGGCCATAACTCAATTTTCTATATTCTATATTCTATACCAGTGTATGATCCAGTTTCCAGTCCACACAGCTGTGTCCTGGGCActgagctgctgttttttttgttttctttgtttgttttttttaagtctgtgAATTAAGATAATACATGTATGTAATCTGTGTCTACTTTCCCACATACATATCCCGTATACCTGTATCCATATACATATCCCATATCTACAATATTCTTGCCTATCCCACTAATTGTGTTTCTTTCATGTTTTAGCCAAACACATCATCAAGATTGATGGAAAAGTTGGTCTCTTCAAAGGGCTTGGTCCAAGGCTTTGTGCTGGCACCATCGGCACTGTTGTGCACAGTAAAATAGTGCAGGTGAGTGTTGATAGACGAGGAAATACCTAAAGCTTGACGTTGGGATAATAGTTTATACATCAACCGGTTTGTTGCATTTGGCGGGTTTCAGTTTGAAGTTGAGCCTCTGCGTGTAACACGTGCACCCACCCAAAGAAATCCTTGACCTGCGACGATACAAGCCgttggctgtgattggtcagcttgtCTGTGTGTATTCGACTGCGCGAGGGTGTACATCCCACCTCCGCGAACACCTCCTCAGACTTCGAATCGATTTGCAATAAAGAAGTAAAGTAAAGCTAAATAGAGTTGACATCACATCACAAGCTCAACACATGGGTGTCCAACGTGTGGCCGTGAcccattgtagaaataaaattaacagaaacaaacagcaaaaatgggaaaatataacaaaaggcataatgtaacattaaaaagttatgttgatattaataactataATACTTTATCcttttacaagataaaaaagCATAACTTCAACTATCACAGTGACCCCGCCCCGCCAATGTATAGTTTGATTTTCCAAGTTGGGGGACGGTAGGGGGGTGAGGGAGTATTCATAACATTTCTTGAAGATATGCAGGTCTGTGACTGGTCACTTCTTCATGCTAATGGGAACCAACAaaagagctacagtatgtatattaACTGATATGGActgagaggtattcatttaatcatactgtatgtgtgcctCATACGGAGTCTTCATTCTTAATATGTGGGTTAATGGGGATGCAACGGTGCAAGATACAGGTAGCTGGAGTGTTCAGGTAATAAGGAACTTTACTAAAAgctcttactgttgcacttgcaccttcCTAAAAACACTGTaacccaaagtgcggcccaggcgCCATTTTGGCCCGCGTCTTGTTCTATAAATAAAAGTTGTTGTTAAGGAgctatacagtattattagatattacactaatttactttgtcacctataacacaaagcttatatagCTTATAGTATAatgtattgacctacattggattgctttttgCATCAAAAGACCCACATCCttaagttttttttctgtatgcttggtcatccatccatccatcctttttttatgccgcttatcctcattagggggtttgctggagcctatcccagctgactttggacgagaggcggggttgtATGCTTGAtcagtacttttattttttattgtaagcttttatttattggagaattacctgccagtagATCGtaaagcagttttatgttttgcattttgttcccttactgtaccgaaAATGATACGAACCAGAACCTTAATAGCGAGGTATGTACCAAACGGTGAGGATGCCCTACCATTACACCCCTCTTGGTTAGCTCATTTAGTAACATCAGAaatgagtcaaaatattagccTCAATGTTTGCATCCGTGCATCTGGGGCAGCTAAGAATGATGTCAGACAGCATAATATAATGTAttcaaatatgtttgtttttccctTTCCCACAGAAATGTCATGAACATGGCACACTTGAGGTAAGAGTTGCTGCATGGACCACTACTTTGCTTAGTTaccactgtcactttcataggaggAAATCCTTTCACATGGTCAAGGATATGACTGTTATCTTAAGGAATCTTTTCGTTACTTTTGAACGGCTTAGACCAAAAGTGCGGCCAATGCTGGTGGGCGTTTCTCCTCTCTCAGAGCTTCTGatttttactttcactttctttatgaagacttttctttttctcagcgCACATATATGTCATGATAATTGATAAATCGATTTAATTGtacgaagaaaaaaaacagtcaatcattttgccggcctcaataaatAGACACGTATGCATGCGTTTTCCTCtttttaccacacagacaatatgacaagagggttcactctgcatctgtctgtgcaagttggtgctacagtggaatgaacggagagagtgaaccctcctgtcagcctctttgtcccagtacgtggaggcaaGGCTACCTCGACTAGCGGTAAGTTAGCAACATTGGCAAGCATACAAAAgagatggtttctaaggcgaatgtCAGAGCCTCAGTGTCggaatatttagattttaaacagaatgaacaaggtgagcgcatgaacacagacgaaCCGATATGTTGCATatgttcgaaagtagtgacgaggaagcaggggaatACGACTAACTTATGTGCACACCTAAAACAGAGGTGGaaaggagccttcgtcccgacagtcaacgattactgaggcatttggtcggcaaagtaaacataaacaaaacagcactgTGTGCTCACAGagagtgtcgctcgctacattgcaaaagaaatgcaaacttTCAATACGGTTccaaagccaacatttcgggaaatgttacacatgtttgacagacagtacgaattgcctgggaaACTCAaatctgacctgaacacatcaacagcagtacaatgcCAATGTATTTCCATACACGCCATCCTTGAAGTTATTCTTCTTTCTTTAATTCAGTAGTAGTATTCACtctctttggaatgttgccGTTCCTAACAACCTCCTTTGGAGTCATAGATACAACAGTTTGTATTGCACACTAACTAAGCGGGCGAACGCAAGCAAAGGCTAATTTTTAGCacaaattttggatgttaaccaaaaaatacaTGGTACATATATTTTAATGATACGCTGCTTGGCCAAAAAAAGGCCCCAAAGAGAGACACTTGTATTTTAATAGTTGCATTTTCTCAATTGTTTGACTTGTACTTTCTTCAGGAACTAAAGGgactaaaaatgtgtttttttttctttttgggggtggTGGTGTCATCTGGGACGCTAGCAGAAGATTGGCGATGGCTCTGTACAGCACGTCGTTAATGAGGTAAGACATAAATGTCTTTGTTACACAGACCCTTGTATACACgcctgatcaacattttaagacatgttgaaaaattgcaagaatttacattttgaattgttggctcttaaggaggttttaaaTAGCGCTTAAACATgcgaaaaagaagaaaagaaagtgaGACAACGTTTTTTTGatgaagcaatttattgcaaacaaccattaaaatgaatgaaatgttcaTCAGCCAATTAAAAGTTTGACTATAGctcaaaaaaacagaaacccccgccaaaatagaaaaaaaatacgctaagtcccctactaacgaacatccgatgtgcgaacattcggagatacgaacacaagccgactggtctattttttcatgtgttttgccttatactGTAAGTCCACatttatactggtacatgcttgaccagcagagggcactgtgacactgctaatgggaccaacaggaagaggagagaggaagaggaagagttttatgatacaacccggacagagcgtgtgattaaagtttatgaagagttaataggcctgcttaattctacaccacccacagaacactacctcttttagaagagtctaacgacgacgaccatttgtcctgttttttcaatatctcctcctcttcctccaccacGACGACATATgctgaccactcctcttcaaagatAAATAagttatcattacgtattattatatcatttttattattgtttttttcattaattatcctcgtttaatattactactacatccaaactcatatttacatacatacgcatatactgtatatgtatacacgtacatgtagtacctactgtatatcattggtaatgttaccttttcccctacttaagaacgattcaacttaagaacggtcgtctggaaccaactgtgtttgttagttggggacttagtgtactcaAAAAGGACTCATTAATACGTTTCTGCACTATTCTTATTAGTTACCTCAAAAATTAGtttaggcatgcttgatgccagtgtttccaggaggctagtgggaactttgctccaggtggtgaagatggcttcacagagggcatcaactgtctggaagtgatgtccatttttgtaaacttcccttgccatccatccccaaatgttctcagttggatttcgATCAGAGGAACACACagcatggtccaaaagagtgagtttATTCCTTTGAGATatgtcctttgtcaggcaggcattgtgaactgcagcgttgtctcgttgaaaaagccaatcattaccacacagatgaggaccttcagtcatgaaggaagccccctgcaacatctccacatggcCAGTTGCCATTTGACACCCCTTCACAACCttaagctccattgttccattgaaggaaaaagcaccccagatcatgatggcgcccctttCCATTGTACCGTGTGGAAAACTTCTGGGGGatttccttgtcatgccagtaacgttggaagccatcaggactgtcgaGGTTACACTTTTTTCCcttatcagagaataaaactttcttccacctttcaagtgtcccatgtttggtgctctcgtgtaaattccaaatgggcaattttgtggcgacggagacgaggcctttgaagatgttttttatttttaaaagtcttctctcgcagatgccatctggtggttattggactgcactcggcaccagtaacagccttcatttgggctgaggattgtcccatgtcttgacggacagccaatgggatcctctggctcagggcagtgaaatttttttgggtctattgCTTGACCTTTtcgttccataaccctcaggatgctGTAAATAAGTtttgaatgactgtcttactgcgtccagccTCAGCCGCAATGGCACGCTTCTGGAGGCCTtttttatgcagctcaacaatccgaccacattcaGAGAAAgcgtttttgcctttgccactagagatcatgacagtgtgagcACCTGACAGAAAAGGACATTGATTtttcaagattttggcttttaaaggctgtggtcttaaagttttcatcagccgatttcactttaatgggtgttttgcaataaattgcttactcaaaacattgttTATATCATTcccatgtcttctttttgcattttgaagctctactgagaacgtccttaagatccaacagtgcaaaatgtaatttcatGCCACTTGACATTATATAACATTTTGGTCAGGAAGTATACCAATTCAAATTCATTTTTATCATCTCTTTTTCTCGCAGTCAGtttgatttgtttgtgtttctgcCTCCACAGACAACCAAAGAGATGATAGCTCGTTCCTGTGCCACCATAGTTACACATCCCTTTCATGGTATGGACAGTTGGACTTGCACAATGCCATTTTCCTGCATTACAGTATGAAAATTATAGTACGGAACTATTTCCGTCAAATAATGTTCATGAATGATGTTACACCTTTTATGAATGAAAttgcaaatgtaaaatgaatcatcatcatcaggttCTATGCCAGGGCTATTCAACTGTCGGGCCCGCAAGCCAAATCCAGCCTGTGAATGATATCAGAATCGCTCGCTagtgcagttaaaaaaaattactaaCATTATTGGCAGCATATTCCTAAACACGATACAGCACTCTGGTCATATAGAGCATCTTTGACTACCGGTTCTTgcggtaggtccttaaaaaagcTTCGGAACGCTCCTGTCTTATAGAGCCCAGGTTCCCAAAGTGAGGTACGCCAATTGTggcacgtgaataaaaatgaaaaacaattaacgcctcacaattacgagtgagGTGttccgcactgtgaaaacctgtcaatgtactgtatgtgcgtgtcagggtGAGAGAGTGGAGCTTCCACTGAAAAGGAGGTTTTATCGCTGCttctatgtatttttgtactttagatACTGCTAAATCTTCAACTtgccctttcaatttggtatcaaattaatatgcagatttaaatcatagaGATTGTAAGTGGACAAAAGTCAAGCTCAAGGTCAGCTCATTCAAAGGGTcgcaacatccggctgaaataagaCATGTCGGACGAATACTATAATACTTTACTAATACTTTACTAATCTCCAAGACAAATTCgcatcttatctatttatcagtgctcatgtcaaacttttatcaaaatttcACCATGCCCATTTtggaaccagaattacttactataaaatgaattaaccagataatcatgtttaatatttcaatgtaatgaaatgtaaaaatggtgtatgttttttaagtgtgcagcagtgggaggtacatggcttcaagtcaaatgtctgaaggcgtacgtgactgtaaaaagttcGGGAACCACtgttatagaggatctttgacatgctgtttttttgcagttggtccttaaatAGTCCCAAAATGCTGAAGTTTTTCAACTCCCATCTTTTGAAATGTCTAATATTTAAAgactgccctcttcctgctccaagCTTGTAAGCTACGCCCCACGTACCACACATGAGCAGGAGCCTTTAGGTTTTAGTGTATATCACGAAGAAAACTACTTGAGTAAAAGTAGAAATAGACATCGTAAAAATTACTTGAAGTACAAATAGACAGTACACAAAAAGGCACTTTAAAAGTTCCAATAATGCAGGTGAATGTGATTTATTACTTATTGATTGATCCTTGCTTGTCTTTCAGTCATTACATTGAGATGTATGGTGCAGTTTATCGGAAGAGAGGCAAAATACAGGTGGGTGTGTTTTCTCAAACATCGCATTTGAAGCTAACCCAACACCGCACAATTCTCAACACAACTGTCATCTATTTTCAGCGGAGTCCTAGATTCCATTGTCACCATCTACCGAGAAGAGGGACTTCTGGGCTTCTTCGCGTAtgttctttattttcatttactgttTATGCCAGCATTATgaataaatacagtcatgggaaaaaaatgattagaccacccttgtttcttcagtttattgatccattttaatgcctgaagGTATTTTTCTAAAGGtatttttgtttggacaaatataatggtgATAACAAATAAAGCTCATAAGacttgaatttaagagctgatatctagcaacttccgtggttttcttgatgatggCCAAAATCACTTAAGCTGGTTATTGTTGTAATGGTGCTTGGcagattgtaaaaataaaataaattcattaatagtaagatatactgtgtgtgtgtgtgtgtgtgtgtgtgtgtgtgtgtgtgtgtgtgtgtgtgtgtggtaatatatattttttttatgtaacttTGCTTGTCTCAGCattcagatgttttttgttttaatcccaaattgtttttcttgtgtCTTTTCATAGTGGCTTGATTCCTCGTCTTCTCGGAGATGTCTTAGCTCTGTGGATTTGTAACATGCTGGCTCACTTCATCAATACATACGCAATCGATGATTCGGTACACACTTTCCCCTTCATCTTATATCCGCTAAGATGCTATGTttaaatttctgttgttttatcAAGaacaagaagagaagaagatATGATGATGTGTTTATGGCGATCATTACAAGCATTAAGGCTGTCTGTTCCTCCCTTCAGATGAGTCACACAGGAGAAATCAAGAACTGCTCTCAGGCTGTCACAGGGGTAAGTATTGTGTATTGATTTTACATCAAGAGCGTTATTTGTTTTCTTGACCGAAGCAGACCACGTATCTTTGTCTTTTTGGTGTCCAGTTCTTTGCCAGCATGCTTACATACCCTTTTGTATTGGTATCCAACCTCATGGCCGTCAATAACTGCGGGTGAGTTGGCTGATCCATGGTTTTTTTGTCTGTTCCACGGTGATGTGAAACATTGTCATCATTGCTCGTGGTTTTTTCAGGCTGGCCGGAGGCCTTCCTCCCTATGCATCAGTATATCCTACCTGGCTGCACTGCTGGAGTCATCTAAGCAGCGAGGTCAGATCTTTTCTGCTCTTTGACTTTGCCCTCTCCAAACATGAGTTTAGAAAATAAATTGCTAAATAGCGTGTAAAAATGCACTCAGCTTTATAATAGCGTGGAGGATAGATGGCAAGCGTCGTCTTAGACGCTCATCCGTCTTAGAGCGGCGATGTGACCTGTAGACTCGACCTTACAAGTTAGGTGATGTCAAAGGCTTCTCCTTTGTACTATacttgttgtatttatatttcaagaaaaaactgcgtctcagctttgtgatataggtaaaaaagtgtattatctttgctcttttccccccatttttgctgttttttttttatttccaaaaatttaatatttctacttccGTAATCATAACAAAAACTTTTCCCCGagcctattttttattttgttttgtaacattcataattcatattatgacttttgaaaAGGAACCTATATTttcctttaacatttcaactctgttACTAAAaggattatttttcctcatattgcatgtttattctagcaaaattgcgacttttctcattagaatatgacttttctcttaacattttgactttatttttaaatatttcaactatttgaactttcttccgGTAAATGTTCATAATTATGACCATATTctgatattttgaatttattttattttaagtctttgttttgtttttcataattatgacttaaaaacatttgtctttcttttagtagttcagctctatgctactaaaatgttatttttcctcttagtaTTACGttagtctcgtaaaattacgactttttctctttcgattacaacttttttctctaaatatttagactttattcttagtTACTGctggtttttacatttttgctgatgttgtttttttgtttagttttcttgttaaattatatttttagaatgtggcgagggccaataaaaaaacaaaacaaaacaaagcaaaaaaacggTTTGTCGAAGTTGGTGCTAATGTAGCTTACCAAAGTGCGGATGGTCTAGTATGCTAAGTATAGTGTTCATCACATACTTATAAATTATTAGTGACTTAGGGCgaattacatctgttttttcagtttccaactatttcaactttcttcatagtgtaaattttcttctcgtaatattatgactttatttccatattataacttcccccaacctaatttttcaaaagttacaactttattttgttttgtttgtttctcttaataacTTCGAAAAAATGACGtacagtattttttctttaatatttcaactcttcataaaatgacagcagttttttcctttttttttttttttttttcaaccatttcaactttcttcttttacattttttttttgtttttttggaataatacatttattcccataatattttaacttcattgcAGTCGTATAACTTTCcgccccccaacctaatttttaaaaaattgcaattgttatttttctttgttggtttctcatattacgactgaaagtgctcatgaccccaaaacacgttaatcttattttttccatgaaaaataacactaaaagccatatactgtatattgttttattattgtttgtcaCTTTATTTGCATGTGTTCATGGCTGTTTGAACTCGGTTGAAATGTTCTCGACATTAATTTCTAGCTAAACATGGATCGCTTGTTGCCTTTCTggcagtcgatctgtcagtttcagtaagtaaatccatattGAGTAGTAGTATGGGGTTTCTTGGCAGGGCTAGATAAGCATCAATGGTATcgtattttgcagtgtgcatagaACTGTCATTGTCACTTACTgacagtcaaaaaaacatacttatGGGCAATTTTTTGTGTATTATATCATAGacttatttagactttattcttagttactgctgatgttttttgtttcataggcatcacaacacaatattaagtCAATGTTATTGTgtcattgttgtgaatatgtcacatCATTGGCTTGTCAGTTCACGGCTGCCACATAGTggcagttaaaaaaaactcgCTTGGGGGGGTCAAAATCACAACTTAATTTCACTCGTACTTAcgtttatctatgacagcatcTATGACAAAAATGCTTTGagtactttttgtttgttgtttctaACCTTTTGGTATGAGAAcaaattttatgctactaaaactaaatattttctaatgttactgtaaatattaatattttgactttattcttgtaaaattactgatgcattttccatttttgctggggtttttttcttgttaaattatattttttgaatttgctgcgggccaatacaaaaaaaaaccaaaacagctGTGGCctgcaaatggcctccgggccgcTCTTTGGACACCTGTAAACTACGTATTGATGGAAAGTGATTCTCAAGTCCATTTTGGATTGAAGTCTTGGTGTAATTGCTGTCACCTGTCCTTGtcatctgacacatcttaacTCTTCACTCCTTCCAGGG
The sequence above is a segment of the Dunckerocampus dactyliophorus isolate RoL2022-P2 chromosome 3, RoL_Ddac_1.1, whole genome shotgun sequence genome. Coding sequences within it:
- the mtch2 gene encoding mitochondrial carrier homolog 2 isoform X2; translation: MADTCGQVILGSGLTVLSHPLMYIKVLVQVGHEPLPPTLGRNLFGRQVYQLPGLFAYAKHIIKIDGKVGLFKGLGPRLCAGTIGTVVHSKIVQKCHEHGTLEKIGDGSVQHVVNETTKEMIARSCATIVTHPFHVITLRCMVQFIGREAKYSGVLDSIVTIYREEGLLGFFAGLIPRLLGDVLALWICNMLAHFINTYAIDDSMSHTGEIKNCSQAVTGFFASMLTYPFVLVSNLMAVNNCGLAGGLPPYASVYPTWLHCWSHLSSEGNMSRGNSLFFRKLPAGKTYAIHQKRFY
- the mtch2 gene encoding mitochondrial carrier homolog 2 isoform X1; its protein translation is MADTCGQVILGSGLTVLSHPLMYIKVLVQVGHEPLPPTLGRNLFGRQVYQLPGLFAYAKHIIKIDGKVGLFKGLGPRLCAGTIGTVVHSKIVQKCHEHGTLEQKIGDGSVQHVVNETTKEMIARSCATIVTHPFHVITLRCMVQFIGREAKYSGVLDSIVTIYREEGLLGFFAGLIPRLLGDVLALWICNMLAHFINTYAIDDSMSHTGEIKNCSQAVTGFFASMLTYPFVLVSNLMAVNNCGLAGGLPPYASVYPTWLHCWSHLSSEGNMSRGNSLFFRKLPAGKTYAIHQKRFY